A genomic segment from Triticum dicoccoides isolate Atlit2015 ecotype Zavitan chromosome 1A, WEW_v2.0, whole genome shotgun sequence encodes:
- the LOC119270092 gene encoding vacuolar-sorting protein BRO1-like — MAANVMLAIHEKKAAAVDLYRPLRQYIASAYSERDAATADDDLCAVRDLRAAAVESPSLPDSSSLEQRRAALLAYARALALVEPRFPISPDRAHVHSLSFTWHDAFKTNKKVGLPSVHLEKAAVLFNLGAVYSQIALAADRTTDVGIRTACGAFQSAAGAFAWLRESGVAAKAVAAGATTVDVTPDCAAMLEKLMLAQAQECFFEKVIAGGKPPALCSKVARQVGVFYEEAYAALCAPPLSQHFDRTWVSHVQLKAAQFYADACYRFSLDLHQQEEIAQEIARLKIGMNALADAKKAAKGVAAPLLDSVNKLESNMKTNLDRAMKENNSVYLMRVPEAGTLGALPAASLVKSTSLAEVLDASNERLFSSLVPDGSMKALSKYTEMVDDIIRTQAEKLQQSSEITRVRLKEMDLPDSILSLEGNVSIPADLKEDVEAVQISGGPAGLEAELQQLRDLNRVNQELLVQTEEMLQKEASEDAQFRTQFGSRWTRPQSSTLTKNIQDRLNLFAGNLKKAAASDALIGRDVKESYPLMSILDRRPIESALPSISRPIMSLDGNEDAIVGALKQSLRQLESLGAQRAGLEDHLKEMKRKDDILPKLMAGVGAHDDLFRKEIAKYDPICAEIADNIVAQEQSLLQIQEQNAQFAAVFTLDDYKVARERCYKQIAAAVAKYQAIKKNMNDGLNFYVSLQDATGKIQQQCSDFIMTRNIQCREMIEDVQRKLAGFNLSSSSHNTNTLRSSSVPPDQHSPPPSHAPHAQSSYGAPPGGDPRPVYSQPESRPPYSQPYPTYGAPPQQPPYGAAHPGQYQQHPQQHQPPPGHDYGQPAYPGWRGPYYNGQQPQPQPRSQQPGPYPQAPYSAPGAYPPHHQSNYYRPQ, encoded by the exons ATGGCGGCCAACGTCATgctggcgatccacgagaagaaggCCGCGGCCGTCGACCTCTACCGCCCGCTCCGCCAGTACATCGCCTCCGCCTACTCCGAGCGCGACGCGGCCACCGCCGACGACGACCTCTGTGCCGTGCGCGACCTCCGCGCCGCGGCCGTCGAGAGCCCCTCCCTCCCGGACTCCTCCTCCCTCGAGCAGCGCCGCGCCGCGCTCCTGGCCTACGCCCGCGCGCTCGCCCTCGTGGAGCCCCGCTTCCCCATCTCCCCCGACCGCGCCCACGTCCACTCCCTCTCCTTCACCTGGCACGACGCCTTCAAGACCAACAAGAAGGTCGGCCTGCCCTCCGTCCACCTCGAGAAGGCCGCCGTGCTCTTCAACCTCGGCGCCGTCTACTCGCAGATCGCGCTCGCCGCCGATCGCACCACCGACGTCGGGATCAGGACCGCGTGTGGCGCGTTCCAGAGCGCCGCGGGGGCCTTTGCCTGGCTCAGGGAGAGTGGGGTCGCTGCCAAGGCCGTCGCCGCGGGGGCCACCACCGTCGATGTCACGCCCGACTGCGCGGCCATGCTGGAGAAACTCATGCTGGCACAGGCGCAGGAGtgcttctttgagaaggtcatagctGGTGGGAAGCCGCCCGCGCTATGCTCCAAGGTGGCGCGCCAG GTGGGCGTATTCTACGAAGAAGCTTATGCAGCTCTCTGTGCACCTCCTCTTAGTCAGCACTTTGACAGGACATGGGTTTCTCATGTCCAGCTCAAGGCAGCTCAATTCTATGCTGATGCTTGCTATAGGTTTTCATTGGATCTTCATCAGCAAGAAGAAATTGCTCAGGAAATTGCACGCCTAAAGATTGGAATGAACGCCTTGGCTGATGCCAAGAAGGCAGCTAAGGGAGTTGCTGCGCCACTTCTGGATTCTGTTAATAAGCTGGAGAGTAACATGAAAACCAACTTGGATAGGGCCATGAAGGAGAACAATAGTGTTTATCTGATGCGGGTTCCTGAGGCGGGTACTTTGGGagctcttcctgcagcttcccttgTAAAATCTACTTCTTTGGCTGAAGTTctagatgctagcaatgagaggcTTTTTTCATCACTTGTGCCTGATGGCAGCATGAAGGCCCTTTCTAAGTACACAGAGATGGTAGATGATATCATTCGGACCCAGGCAGAGAAACTTCAGCAATCTAGTGAGATCACTAGAGTTAGGCTGAAGGAAATGGACTTGCCTGATTCTATTCTATCATTGGAAGGTaatgtcagcatacctgcagatctGAAGGAAGATGTTGAGGCTGTTCAGATAAGCGGTGGTCCTGCTGGCTTGGAAGCTGAGTTGCAGCAGCTTAGAGATTTGAATAGGGTCAATCAGGAGTTGCTTGTTCAGACTGAAGAGATGCTGCAGAAGGAGGCAAGTGAAGATGCTCAATTCCGGACGCAATTCGGAAGTCGGTGGACTAGGCCTCAATCAAGCACCCTAACAAAGAACATTCAAGACCGATTGAATCTTTTTGCTGGTAATCTTAAAAAAGCGGCTGCGAGTGATGCTTTGAtcggacgagatgtgaaggagagcTACCCCTTGATGTCTATTCTTGACAGAAGACCG ATAGAGTCTGCACTACCAAGTATTTCAAGGCCTATCATGTCCTTGGATGGGAATGAAGATGCTATCGTTGGAGCCCTTAAACAAAGCTTG AGGCAACTGGAATCTCTTGGTGCACAAAGGGCAGGCCTTGAAGATCATCTCAAGGAAATGAAGAGAAAG GATGATATACTCCCTAAGTTGATGGCTGGTGTTGGAGCACATGATGATCTTTTTAGGAAGGAGATTGCGAAGTACGATCCTATCTGTGCTGAAATTGCTGATAACATTGTAGCACAGGAACAATCATTGTTGCAAATACAG GAACAAAATGCGCAATTTGCTGCTGTATTCACTCTAGATGATTACAAAG TTGCTCGTGAGAGATGTTACAAGCAAATTGCTGCAGCTGTTGCTAAATACCAGGCAATTAAGAAGAACATGAATGACGGCCTAAATTTTTACGTGTCTTTACAG GATGCAACCGGCAAGATACAACAGCAGTGCAGTGACTTCATAATGACGCGGAACATCCAATGCCGTGAAATGATCGAGGACGTGCAAAGAAAGTTAGCAGGTTTCAACTTGTCATCTTCCAGCCACAACACTAACACGCTGAGGAGCTCTTCCGTTCCACCGGATCAGCACAGTCCACCACCGTCACATGCACCTCATGCTCAGTCCTCGTACGGTGCTCCACCTGGGGGTGACCCGAGGCCAGTTTACTCCCAACCAGAGTCAAGACCTCCGTACTCGCAGCCATACCCCACCTATGGTGCGCCACCGCAGCAGCCTCCATATGGCGCAGCACACCCTGGTCAGTACCAGCAGCACCCGCAGCAGCATCAGCCACCTCCTGGCCATGACTATGGCCAACCAGCGTATCCCGGGTGGCGCGGGCCGTACTACAATGGGCAGCAGCCACAGCCACAGCCGCGGTCGCAGCAACCAGGGCCGTATCCACAAGCACCGTACAGTGCCCCAGGCGCGTACCCTCCTCATCACCAGAGCAACTACTACAGGCCTCAATGA